One Peribacillus simplex NBRC 15720 = DSM 1321 genomic region harbors:
- a CDS encoding S8 family peptidase gives MKFKNVSRITACVLIFALIFSLMVPLNSQAAAVTPIENVKTIKNGDTLDGKFEKPDVQWYQISPTTEEIQKFSHIEFEVNSDKILNISVYQDKEKAEKDESNYFVSSYPDEKAVVDFPYAWEGTYYVKVEYFGDTDDEGNPIPDAENVAEYSINAHSVTLPPSAGDEGEELESCPVEVSVNDKKTGESMLKTLRVFRDEVLTKSSEGRTLSSLYYKASPFLALHLAGNKTAREAVYNHLVEIKPLIEDLNENGASSTAVISNKQQEAIKALFNKSADVAPAGLKKDMDGIAKKINLDKLAGERIVDIASKAGIELPASKNIKNKYIVKLKPGKSLSAVQSKVSGKGFGTLSAPKQQEVLYDDMYVVELKNQAKMSTAALSTIEKLPEVEYIEAVKTYKALSADIQSPYQWSLDNAGGEEGIKGADIDNEKLQNLIKKRNLKDTLVAVIDTGVDDSLADLKDTVRMDLGKNFIDKKVDAVDDNGHGTHVSGIIAAKADNGYSMQGINPVAKIMPVKVLDSSGFGDNEKIALGIKYAVDHGAKVINLSLGGEYSRTIEYALKHAAAKNVMVVVASGNDGMDGLSYPASSKYAISVGATNALDLVSDYSNYGSKLDMVAPGTGIPSLVPNGNVTYMDGTSMAAPHVAAATALLLSGNPGLKVNEVREILHETSEYVKFEEEDNAYPYEEYEDEDGEIILPEEELPVGKDLVSGYGRLNAYSALSAVDLQAKVNPVFDNKTTLTGSAKKGSAIEVKSGSKSLGKTTAAANGTFTIKIPVQKAEQMLTVNISDSAKLAVSSIKVFVNKGATPKNPTVKPVSDKDVYVTGQSQAEVKVTVKNSAKKVIGSGNTDSKGNFKVKISKQKAGTKLSVTATDLAKRESKAATVTVLDKTAPDAPKVNEVSDKATSVTGKAEIGSTVTVKYNNKNIGTATADKKGNFSIKISKKKAGSALYASAKDKAGNTGKATKVTVKDKTAPGAPKVNEVNDKATKVTGKAEIGSTVTVKYNNKNIGTAKADSKGNFSIKISKKKAGSALYVSAKDKAGNTGKATKVTVKKSK, from the coding sequence GTGAAATTTAAGAATGTGAGTCGAATTACGGCGTGTGTACTAATTTTTGCACTGATTTTCAGCTTGATGGTTCCGCTAAATTCTCAAGCTGCAGCTGTAACACCCATTGAAAATGTAAAAACGATTAAAAATGGGGACACTCTGGACGGGAAGTTTGAAAAACCGGATGTTCAATGGTATCAAATCAGTCCCACAACAGAGGAAATACAAAAGTTCTCCCATATTGAATTCGAAGTCAATTCGGACAAAATCTTGAATATTTCCGTATATCAAGATAAAGAAAAAGCAGAAAAAGATGAGAGCAATTATTTTGTCTCTTCTTATCCTGATGAAAAAGCTGTAGTCGATTTCCCATATGCTTGGGAAGGCACATATTATGTTAAAGTTGAATATTTCGGCGATACGGATGATGAGGGAAATCCTATCCCGGATGCGGAAAATGTAGCTGAATACTCCATCAATGCGCATTCAGTGACATTGCCGCCATCTGCCGGGGACGAAGGCGAAGAACTCGAATCATGCCCGGTTGAAGTGAGTGTAAACGATAAGAAAACGGGAGAATCCATGTTGAAAACACTCCGCGTGTTTAGAGATGAAGTTCTCACGAAGTCGTCTGAGGGACGCACCCTTTCCTCTTTATACTATAAGGCTTCGCCATTCCTGGCTCTTCATCTTGCTGGTAATAAAACGGCAAGGGAAGCGGTATATAATCACTTAGTCGAGATTAAGCCCCTTATTGAGGATCTTAATGAAAATGGAGCAAGCAGCACGGCAGTCATTAGCAACAAGCAGCAAGAAGCGATTAAGGCCTTATTCAATAAGTCGGCAGACGTCGCTCCAGCTGGATTGAAAAAGGATATGGACGGCATTGCAAAGAAAATCAATCTTGATAAGCTTGCGGGTGAAAGAATCGTCGATATCGCAAGTAAAGCGGGAATCGAACTTCCGGCTTCGAAAAATATAAAGAACAAATATATCGTCAAACTTAAACCTGGGAAGTCATTAAGCGCTGTCCAATCCAAGGTAAGTGGAAAAGGATTTGGAACATTATCGGCACCTAAGCAACAAGAGGTTCTGTATGATGATATGTATGTCGTAGAGTTAAAGAACCAAGCTAAAATGAGCACAGCAGCTCTATCCACTATCGAAAAACTTCCAGAAGTGGAATATATCGAAGCGGTAAAAACGTACAAAGCACTTTCTGCCGACATTCAATCACCGTATCAATGGTCTTTAGATAACGCCGGTGGGGAAGAAGGCATAAAGGGAGCGGACATCGATAACGAAAAACTGCAGAACCTTATTAAGAAGCGTAATTTAAAAGATACATTGGTAGCGGTTATCGACACAGGTGTCGATGATTCACTGGCGGATTTGAAAGATACGGTTCGCATGGACTTAGGCAAGAATTTCATTGATAAGAAAGTAGATGCAGTCGATGACAATGGCCATGGTACACATGTATCCGGAATTATCGCTGCCAAAGCAGATAATGGTTATTCCATGCAAGGAATCAATCCAGTAGCTAAAATCATGCCTGTGAAGGTCTTGGACTCTTCAGGGTTTGGAGACAATGAGAAAATTGCACTAGGCATTAAATATGCCGTGGATCATGGTGCAAAGGTCATTAACCTTAGCTTGGGCGGAGAATATAGCAGGACGATTGAATATGCCTTGAAACATGCCGCTGCCAAGAATGTAATGGTTGTCGTAGCAAGCGGTAATGATGGGATGGATGGTCTATCTTATCCTGCATCATCTAAATACGCGATATCCGTCGGTGCAACCAATGCCCTTGATTTAGTATCCGATTATTCCAATTATGGATCGAAATTGGACATGGTCGCTCCAGGGACAGGCATACCGAGTCTTGTACCTAATGGGAATGTTACCTACATGGATGGTACATCAATGGCAGCTCCGCATGTTGCGGCAGCTACAGCCTTGTTATTATCCGGAAACCCTGGGTTGAAAGTGAATGAAGTAAGGGAAATCCTTCATGAGACATCGGAATATGTGAAATTTGAAGAAGAAGATAATGCATACCCTTATGAGGAATATGAAGATGAAGATGGGGAAATCATCTTACCAGAAGAAGAACTGCCTGTCGGTAAAGATTTAGTATCAGGATATGGAAGATTGAATGCGTACAGTGCACTAAGTGCAGTGGATCTACAAGCGAAAGTCAATCCTGTATTCGATAACAAAACAACACTGACTGGATCGGCTAAAAAAGGTTCGGCAATCGAAGTGAAAAGCGGAAGTAAATCACTAGGTAAAACAACAGCTGCAGCTAACGGAACGTTCACAATCAAAATTCCGGTCCAAAAAGCGGAGCAGATGCTTACTGTGAATATCTCTGATTCTGCTAAACTAGCAGTATCTTCGATTAAAGTATTCGTGAATAAAGGTGCAACCCCTAAAAATCCAACTGTTAAGCCTGTCAGTGACAAAGACGTGTATGTAACGGGTCAATCGCAAGCCGAGGTGAAAGTCACGGTCAAAAACAGTGCGAAAAAAGTGATCGGTTCAGGTAACACGGACAGCAAAGGGAATTTCAAAGTGAAAATCAGCAAGCAAAAGGCTGGCACTAAACTTTCAGTCACAGCTACAGACTTAGCAAAACGTGAAAGCAAGGCGGCAACCGTGACTGTTCTCGATAAAACAGCCCCAGATGCACCGAAAGTGAATGAAGTAAGCGATAAAGCTACTTCAGTAACTGGTAAAGCGGAAATCGGTTCAACCGTTACCGTGAAGTACAACAATAAAAACATCGGAACTGCAACCGCTGATAAAAAGGGGAACTTCTCCATTAAAATCAGCAAGAAAAAAGCAGGGTCCGCATTATATGCCTCAGCAAAAGACAAAGCGGGCAATACAGGAAAAGCAACAAAAGTAACGGTTAAAGATAAAACCGCTCCAGGTGCACCGAAAGTGAATGAAGTAAACGACAAAGCAACAAAAGTAACTGGTAAAGCGGAAATCGGTTCAACTGTTACCGTAAAGTACAACAATAAAAACATCGGAACTGCAAAAGCTGATAGTAAGGGGAACTTCTCCATCAAAATCAGCAAGAAAAAAGCAGGGTCCGCATTATACGTCTCAGCAAAAGACAAAGCGGGCAATACAGGAAAAGCAACAAAAGTAACAGTTAAAAAATCTAAATAG
- a CDS encoding DUF2712 domain-containing protein produces the protein MKKGRVIALGTILACSIGLGTLSVEAGNDNTSYSFTIKKEQANSYTGTEYRQTTTERNTWKVRMYKSTEGTNTLTTYWLEKSNGTNVSPTVDVKAGSGGSNSGRNYYIKGNSGANAANVRLTAENNNLSSSSYSVNGYWDEETGRILPSQYNTYYTTEYNK, from the coding sequence ATGAAAAAAGGAAGAGTAATAGCATTAGGTACTATTCTAGCTTGTTCAATTGGCTTAGGAACGCTTTCGGTTGAAGCTGGGAATGACAATACGTCATATTCCTTTACGATTAAGAAAGAGCAAGCTAACTCGTACACAGGTACAGAGTATCGCCAAACGACTACGGAACGGAATACATGGAAAGTGAGAATGTATAAATCAACAGAAGGAACTAATACTTTAACTACTTATTGGTTGGAAAAAAGCAATGGTACGAATGTATCTCCTACAGTGGATGTTAAAGCAGGGAGTGGCGGTTCAAATAGTGGGCGTAATTATTATATTAAAGGCAATTCAGGTGCTAATGCCGCTAATGTAAGATTAACGGCAGAGAATAATAATTTAAGTTCTAGCAGCTATTCCGTAAACGGATATTGGGATGAGGAGACGGGGAGAATATTACCTTCACAGTATAATACTTATTACACCACTGAGTATAATAAATAA
- a CDS encoding WxPxxD family membrane protein — protein MKSNQKKVYLSMLLLLLFGCLWMIYNIHYLKIKQVDPSYPLIIDVSASVDGYLSSKNLMMTYIIPLLLFYRFFIEDEHPHIMVRLTSRVHIYRRRTIQVFISSFIYAFSILLINFAGVFLFDRFHFISSNYWNICLLNLALLTCIYFSIGMLYYFIFDFSNSIIAMAGTFFICFLLYMMKSYLNIHWTPASALNIIDPFLSSGMSGHQSLIMIGKELLLSIVMILLGLFAIEKKDFIVEVSND, from the coding sequence ATGAAGTCTAATCAAAAAAAAGTATATTTATCAATGCTGCTTTTACTTTTATTTGGATGTTTATGGATGATCTATAATATTCATTATCTGAAAATAAAGCAAGTAGACCCATCGTATCCATTAATCATTGATGTAAGTGCGAGTGTAGATGGCTATCTCTCGAGTAAAAATTTGATGATGACTTATATTATCCCTTTATTACTATTTTATCGCTTTTTTATTGAAGATGAGCATCCGCACATAATGGTTCGATTAACATCAAGAGTCCACATTTATCGGAGAAGGACAATCCAAGTTTTTATAAGTTCATTTATATATGCATTCAGCATTTTATTGATTAATTTCGCAGGTGTTTTCTTATTCGATAGATTTCATTTTATCTCTTCAAATTATTGGAACATATGCCTTCTTAATCTAGCACTATTAACGTGTATTTATTTCTCGATTGGAATGCTTTATTATTTCATTTTTGATTTTTCCAATTCAATCATTGCGATGGCAGGGACCTTTTTTATATGTTTTCTCTTATATATGATGAAGAGTTATCTGAATATTCATTGGACACCTGCCAGTGCATTAAATATTATAGATCCTTTTTTAAGCAGCGGAATGTCAGGGCATCAATCGTTGATCATGATTGGAAAAGAGTTATTGCTATCTATTGTAATGATTTTACTTGGGCTATTTGCCATCGAGAAAAAAGATTTCATTGTTGAGGTTTCAAATGACTAA
- a CDS encoding DUF2705 family protein → MTNRIFLTMLFVISLQIFLFNHFDGSKADLTGFMIVSGVPINNKFVLLGAWYIFFSMVSFLSLGYLRQYISGYGIYLMIREKSKVRLGISRITKLMILISGLSLFQLLVSIVFAYINNEDQAFFYHDFQSFICIAGLYIMSNFVLIFIQMALELYLTEQVSLLLINVYVLFSVTLGGVLLSVQKLTWILYFLIPNFGMYVRVDLPESVGLSPVIAYMVLTVVIIILSVLSFIRLKKMDLN, encoded by the coding sequence ATGACTAACCGAATCTTCTTAACCATGTTGTTTGTAATCAGTTTGCAAATTTTTTTATTTAATCATTTTGATGGCTCTAAAGCCGATCTTACGGGATTCATGATCGTTAGCGGAGTTCCGATTAATAATAAATTTGTTCTATTGGGAGCATGGTATATCTTCTTTTCTATGGTGAGTTTTTTGTCGTTAGGTTATTTGAGGCAATATATTTCCGGTTATGGGATATACCTGATGATCAGGGAAAAAAGCAAGGTGAGACTTGGGATTAGCAGAATCACGAAGTTAATGATCCTTATATCTGGGTTATCTTTGTTCCAACTTCTTGTCTCTATCGTATTCGCTTATATAAATAATGAGGACCAGGCCTTTTTTTATCATGATTTCCAATCATTTATTTGTATTGCAGGTCTATATATTATGTCTAATTTTGTCCTTATTTTTATTCAAATGGCACTCGAGCTTTACCTAACGGAACAAGTATCTTTATTGCTGATAAATGTTTATGTGCTTTTTTCTGTTACATTAGGCGGAGTTCTTTTATCTGTACAAAAGCTGACGTGGATTTTATATTTTTTGATTCCCAATTTCGGAATGTATGTAAGGGTGGATCTACCTGAATCAGTTGGATTATCGCCGGTAATTGCTTATATGGTTTTAACCGTAGTAATAATCATTTTAAGTGTTTTATCATTTATACGATTAAAGAAAATGGATTTAAATTAA
- a CDS encoding ATP-binding cassette domain-containing protein — translation MTKIRISSLNKRKKKKTLLHDINYEFCGGKIYGLYGRNGSGKTMLLRAIAGLIMPSSGEISIDEKILHKEFSFPSNISVIIENTSLLHQYNAYTNLKILSKIRNIATDEDIKLAIKRVGLDPDSKMKVGKFSLGMKQRLSVAQAIFEKPDILLLDEPTNAIDEEGVIQVYQILNEEKERGALIILTSHHKQDLEALADEYIKMDNGGIVLDSK, via the coding sequence ATGACAAAAATACGAATTAGCTCTTTAAATAAACGGAAGAAGAAGAAGACGCTCTTACATGATATTAATTATGAGTTTTGCGGCGGGAAAATCTATGGTTTGTATGGAAGAAATGGCTCTGGTAAAACGATGCTGCTTAGAGCGATTGCAGGGTTAATCATGCCGAGCTCAGGTGAAATTTCAATAGACGAAAAAATTCTTCATAAGGAGTTTTCATTTCCTTCTAACATTAGTGTCATTATTGAAAACACTTCCCTGCTTCACCAGTATAACGCCTATACAAATCTGAAAATATTATCAAAAATCAGGAACATCGCCACTGATGAGGATATTAAATTGGCGATAAAAAGAGTCGGTCTTGATCCTGATTCAAAAATGAAGGTAGGAAAGTTTTCGTTAGGAATGAAACAACGATTAAGTGTCGCCCAAGCGATATTTGAAAAACCGGATATTTTATTATTGGATGAACCAACAAATGCAATTGATGAAGAAGGTGTCATTCAAGTTTATCAAATCTTGAATGAAGAAAAAGAGCGCGGGGCACTCATCATTTTGACAAGTCATCATAAACAGGATTTAGAAGCATTAGCGGATGAATATATAAAAATGGATAATGGAGGAATCGTTCTTGACTCTAAATAA
- a CDS encoding spore coat protein translates to MKPTHSHLAWHETLELHELVAAQSNALMKFKKAYPKIKDPILKTIYRQTIDTLTQNIMELLKFYPLTPKTGRDDDVLRDDASAAAAGELLGFAKSSIKSYALAITETATPSLRKVFKKHLNGAIDTHAKIFNYLYERNLYPAYDLNQLLQSDVDVANKALSQPF, encoded by the coding sequence ATGAAACCCACCCATTCACATCTTGCTTGGCATGAAACACTCGAGCTTCATGAATTGGTCGCCGCCCAGTCCAATGCCCTAATGAAATTTAAAAAAGCTTATCCAAAGATAAAAGACCCCATTTTAAAAACGATATATAGGCAAACGATTGATACCCTTACCCAAAACATCATGGAGCTTCTGAAATTTTACCCATTGACGCCTAAGACAGGCCGGGATGACGATGTATTAAGGGATGACGCATCGGCCGCTGCTGCCGGGGAATTGCTTGGCTTTGCCAAATCATCCATCAAAAGTTATGCACTTGCCATTACTGAAACAGCCACACCTTCTCTTCGAAAAGTATTTAAGAAACATTTAAATGGTGCCATCGATACCCATGCCAAGATTTTCAACTACCTTTATGAAAGAAACCTCTATCCTGCTTACGACTTGAACCAATTGCTTCAAAGTGACGTCGATGTTGCCAATAAGGCTCTTTCCCAACCATTCTAA
- a CDS encoding LysR family transcriptional regulator — protein MELRQLRYFVEVAEREHVSEAAEHLHIAQSAISRQISKLEDELGVLLFEKIGRNIQLTPIGKIFLIHAKTAIQAIEYAKYQIEEFLDPEHGSIKIGFPTSLSTHLLPTVISAFKDEQPNIGFHLRQGSYSSLKEAVKNREIGLAFLGPIPTNDPDIEGHILFTENISALLPITHPLAERQSLRLSDLRNDPFVLFPKGYIFHTIALEACKAAGFTPNIASEGEDMDSIKGLVSAGIGVSLLPDSTFYEVIPRLTVKIPIDTPEVKRTVGIITPKNRDLAPSEKLFYQFAKKFFSVLEQYQ, from the coding sequence ATGGAACTACGACAATTACGTTATTTTGTTGAGGTCGCCGAGAGAGAACACGTCTCTGAAGCCGCAGAGCACCTGCATATTGCACAATCAGCAATCAGCCGACAAATCTCCAAACTGGAAGATGAGCTTGGCGTACTTTTATTCGAGAAAATCGGCCGGAATATCCAGTTAACTCCAATTGGTAAGATTTTCTTGATTCATGCCAAAACGGCGATACAGGCGATAGAATATGCCAAATATCAAATTGAGGAGTTTTTGGACCCTGAACACGGAAGCATTAAAATCGGGTTCCCGACCAGTCTTTCCACCCATTTACTGCCTACAGTCATTTCCGCTTTTAAAGATGAGCAGCCGAATATCGGCTTCCACTTAAGACAGGGATCTTATTCCTCTTTAAAGGAAGCTGTCAAAAATCGCGAAATCGGATTAGCCTTCCTTGGACCGATTCCGACAAACGATCCAGATATCGAAGGTCATATCCTGTTCACGGAAAACATTTCCGCTTTACTGCCCATAACTCACCCATTAGCTGAAAGGCAGAGTCTGCGTCTAAGTGACTTACGAAATGATCCCTTCGTCTTGTTTCCAAAAGGATACATCTTTCACACTATCGCTCTCGAAGCATGCAAAGCAGCCGGTTTCACACCGAACATCGCCTCGGAAGGTGAAGACATGGATTCCATAAAAGGGCTCGTATCTGCGGGAATCGGAGTCAGTCTGCTCCCTGACAGTACCTTTTATGAAGTCATTCCAAGACTGACTGTCAAAATTCCGATCGATACTCCCGAAGTCAAACGGACTGTCGGCATCATCACTCCCAAAAATAGGGACTTGGCTCCATCAGAAAAACTTTTTTACCAATTTGCCAAAAAGTTCTTCTCTGTTCTCGAGCAATATCAATAA